A window of Cryptomeria japonica chromosome 3, Sugi_1.0, whole genome shotgun sequence contains these coding sequences:
- the LOC131047971 gene encoding uncharacterized protein LOC131047971, protein MFAFLILIGKRRINVWGFLLFPPEQLPKVDMRRMWRAVGGKLDVCRGIGRNNVLGKIDIFKCTVRNVSNAVESSEHQNKIVKLNPGMLLLKNWMEKEEQVDIVETCFRLGDGEGGFYRWKRNLWMMCLGKSWNPDSHCYEKIRSSYDYATPPPIPPNFVSLVDKAIRAAHSVEDEKVLPSMRPDVCIVNFYEECGRLGLHEDRDESPQSLKRGLPVVSFSVGDSAEFVYHAISRYRDENAQRIMLNSGDVLIFGGPSRRILHGISRLDLQTAPNWLFRRTGLAAGRLNLTFRQI, encoded by the coding sequence ATGTTTGCCTTTCTTATTTTGATTGGTAAACGGCGTATTAATGTCTGGGGATTTTTACTTTTTCCTCCTGAGCAGCTACCAAAAGTCGACATGAGGCGGATGTGGAGGGCAGTAGGAGGAAAGCTTGATGTTTGCAGAGGCATTGGTCGAAACAATGTACTAGGAAAAATCGATATATTCAAATGCACTGTTCGAAATGTTTCAAATGCAGTGGAGAGCAGCGAACACCAGAATAAAATCGTGAAGTTGAACCCCGGCATGTTGTTGTTAAAgaattggatggagaaggaagAGCAAGTTGATATCGTGGAGACATGTTTTAGGCTGGGTGATGGGGAAGGGGGATTCTACAGGTGGAAAAGGAATTTGTGGATGATGTGCCTTGGAAAGAGCTGGAACCCCGATTCGCACTGCTACGAAAAAATCCGCTCTTCGTATGACTATGCAACACCACCACCTATTCCTCCCAATTTTGTTTCCTTGGTCGACAAGGCTATTCGGGCTGCCCACAGTGTAGAGGATGAGAAGGTTCTGCCAAGCATGCGTCCTGATGTCTGTATTGTTAATTTCTATGAAGAATGTGGGAGGTTAGGGTTACACGAGGACAGGGATGAAAGCCCCCAAAGCTTGAAGAGAGGGCTACCGGTGGTATCATTCTCTGTTGGTGATTCGGCAGAGTTTGTGTATCATGCTATAAGTAGATATAGAGATGAGAACGCCCAGAGAATCATGTTGAATTCTGGAGATGTTTTGATCTTTGGGGGCCCATCTCGACGTATTTTGCATGGTATATCTCGTCTCGATCTTCAAACTGCTCCCAACTGGCTTTTTCGACGCACTGGACTTGCAGCAGGACGACTTAACCTCACTTTCAGGCAGATTTGA